A single Pyxicephalus adspersus chromosome 8, UCB_Pads_2.0, whole genome shotgun sequence DNA region contains:
- the GPX7 gene encoding glutathione peroxidase 7 — MFPAVLLLFFFLAPSLQKDRDFYTFKVVNIRGKLVSLEKYRGSVSLVVNVASQCGYTDEHYKALQKLQRDLGPYHFNVLGFPCNQFGHQEPDTEREIDSFVRKQYNVSFPMFSKIAVTGIGANAAFKYLTESSGKEPDWNFWKYLIGPDGKVVNSWGPTFSVEEIKPHITDLVRKLILKKKEEL; from the exons ATGTTTCCAGCTGTGCtgctcctcttcttcttcctggccCCCTCCCTGCAGAAGGATCGGGATTTTTATACCTTTAAGGTGGTGAATATCAGGGGCAAGCTGGTGTCCTTGGAGAAATACCGGGGATCG GTGTCGCTGGTGGTGAATGTGGCCAGTCAGTGTGGGTACACAGATGAGCACTACAAGGCGCTGCAGAAACTCCAGCGGGATCTGGGACCTTATCACTTTAATGTTTTAGGGTTCCCATGTAATCAGTTTGGACATCAGGAGCCAGACACTGAGCGTGAGATTGATTCATTTGTAAGGAAGCAGTACAATGTCTCCTTCCCGATGTTCAGCAAGATAGCAGTCACCGGTATTGGAGCCAATGCTGCGTTTAAATATCTGACTG AGTCCTCTGGCAAAGAACCAGATTGGAACTTCTGGAAGTATCTGATTGGTCCAGATGGTAAAGTGGTAAATTCTTGGGGTCCAACATTTTCTGTGGAGGAAATAAAACCACATATCACAGATCTGGTGAGAAAACTgatcctgaaaaagaaagaagaattatGA